One genomic window of Arvicola amphibius chromosome 4, mArvAmp1.2, whole genome shotgun sequence includes the following:
- the LOC119813233 gene encoding putative olfactory receptor 3A4 has product MDLGASGNDSCVTTFVLLGLTETPALRPILFVIFLLAYVATISGNFSILAAILIEPKLHTPMYFFLGNLSMLDVGCISVTVPAMLKHFLSNDRRIPYGACLSQLFFFHLLAGADCFLLTVMAYDRYLAICHPLTYNTHMSWRIQKASVCLSCVFSFSNALTQTVALSALKFCGPNTINHFYCDLPQLFQLSCSSIQLNEQLLFAAAAFMGVVPLVLITVSYGHVAAAVLRIRSAEGRKKAFSTCSSHLTVVGIFYGTGVFSYMRLGSVESSDKDKGIGILNTVISPMLNPLIYSLRNPDVQGALRKVLTGR; this is encoded by the coding sequence ATGGATCTGGGAGCCTCGGGAAATGATTCCTGTGTGACCACATTTGTCCTgctggggctcacagagactccAGCTCTGCGGCCTATCCTCTTTGTCATCTTCCTTCTTGCTTATGTAGCTACTATCAGTGGCAATTTCAGCATCCTGGCTGCTATCCTTATTGAACCCAAActccacacccccatgtacttctttttGGGGAACTTATCAATGTTAGATGTTGGATGCATCAGCGTCACTGTTCCTGCCATGCTGAAGCATTTCCTCTCCAATGACAGACGTATCCCCTATGGTGCCTGCCTTTCCCAGCtcttcttcttccacctcctggctggggcagactgcttcctgttgactgtcatggcctatgatcgctatcTGGCCATCTGTCACCCCCTCACCTACAACACCCACATGAGTTGGAGGATTCAGAAGGCTTCAGTGTGCCTGTCATGTGTATTTTCCTTTAGCAATGCATTGACCCAAACTGTTGCCTTATCTGCTCTTAAATTCTGTGGCCCCAACACAATCAATCACTTCTACTGTGATCTCCCTCAGCTCTTCCAGCTCTCGTGTTCCAGCATCCAACTCAACGAACAGCTGCTCTTTGCAGCAGCAGCCTTCATGGGTGTGGTCCCCTTGGTCCTCATCACAGTGTCATATGGCCACGTGGCAGCTGCAGTTCTTCGTATCCGGTCTGCTGAGGGCAGGAAGAAAGCCTTCTCCACATGCAGTTCCCATCTCACTGTGGTGGGCATCTTCTATGGGACAGGTGTCTTCAGCTACATGAGGCTGGGGTCGGTGGAGTCCTCCGATAAGGACAAGGGCATTGGCATCCTTAACACTGTCATCAGTCCCATGTTGAACCCACTTATTTACAGCCTTCGGAACCCTGATGTGCAGGGTGCACTACGAAAGGTGCTCACAGGGAGGTAG